Genomic segment of Malus domestica chromosome 15, GDT2T_hap1:
CCTTAATGTAGATGATAtagtttgttttaaaaaaaaaaaaaaaaaaaaaaaaaaaaccttagatATTTGGTCTAAGAAATTAAAAAACCGAGCATCTAGATCAAAATACCTCCTAAATTATTTGGTGGTTAAGAGTCCTAAATGAGCTCCTCTCTAAAACTTAGAGAGGATTTGAAAAGTTCCATCTCGAATCAGACCTTCATTCCTAATACAAGTAAGCATACTAGAGCCATGTTACATGTACATGTCTAGCAAAAGTTTAGTCCATTTTCACcacacgaaaaaaaaaaaaaagaaataaaataaccaataaatatTCTTGCATGACGATATGACGAATTTATTCTTACTAGACaccaatttgtttttttattcttttcttctgAGTACTACTTGAGACACCAACTTATTAGTTTTTGCATCAACTTTTTGAGATCCCAATTGCGTGCCAATGTTTCAATGCGTTTTCTATTCACATTTTACAACTAACAAGAATTTGCCTTGTGACTTGGTAACCAATAACTGGTGTCTCTTGTACTATTATTATGTTTATCATTTCCTACATATTTCCAAAATTAGACCTGTAATATCATTTGCATCTCAGTGTAAAATCAGATATGTTTGGTACCTGGAGAATATATTCTCAATTTGCATTCCAATTTGTATATAATAACTCTTCTTCATGCATTCACTGCTACAGATAGACTCCATTAAATAGCTGCAATGAGCACCGAGCAACAGAATGCTTCTTCGTCCTCTTACCGGTGCACATATGATGCATTCTTGAGTTTCAGAGGCACAGATACACGCAAGGGCTTTACAGATCATCTCTACAGTGCTTTGGAGTTGGCAGGAATCCACACTTTTAGAGAcgatgatgaaattgagagagGAGCAAACATTGAACACGAGCTACAGACAGCAATACAAGAGTCACGAGTATCAATCATTGTTTTCTCCAAGGACTACGCCTCTTCCAGGTGGTGCCTGAATGAACTTGCTATCATCATGGAACGTAAAAGAACAGATGGACACATGGTTATGCCAGTTTTCTATGATGTGGAACCATCAGATGTCAGGAAGCAGATGGGCGGTTTTGCAGAATCATTTACTAGACATGAAGAGCGATTCAAGGACAAGATAGACAAGGTGGAGGAGTGGAGGCGAGCTCTTAGAGATGTTGCAGACTTGGGAGGGATGGTTTTAAGAGACCGGTAATTTTTCATTCTCTCCTATATTCAGTCAAGTAGATCAGATGCTAGTCTCAAGCTTGTGAAAATTTTagcttttattttttgaaaaaataaaaaaataaaaaaaataacttgCTTGTGAAAAGAAAGAACGTACTGTGCCTCATATATTTTGATATCAATAACAAATAGGTACGAGTCGCAGTTTATCCAAGACATTGTTGAAGCGATTGGGAATAAACTGGACTACATGACGAATAGGAGATTAAGAGTTGATCCCTATGTGATTGGAAGAGGTTACTATGTGGAAAGCCTAAACATGTGGCTGGAAGATGGATCAAATGATGTTGGAGTAGCTGTCATCCATGGAATGGGTGGAATAGGCAAGACCACCATTGCTAAAATTGCTTATAACCAGAACTTCTATAAATTTCAAGCTAGCAGCTTTCTTTCAGATATTAGGGAAACTTCCAGACAAGCCAATGGTTTTGTTCACTTGCAAAGGAACCTTCTTTCAGATATCCAAAAGAGGAAAATGAACAAAATATACAACCTTGATGAAGGTATAGTAAAGATCAAACGGGTTGTACGTTGCAAAAGAGTTCTTATCGTTCTTGATGACGTGGATAACTCAGAACAGTTCAATGCAATTCTTGGAATGCGAGACTGGTTCCATCCTGGAAGTAAAATTATCATAACAACTAGACATGAACATTTGTTAAAGGCTCATGAACTTTGTGTAAGGTTTAAGGTTGAAGGATTGCTTCTGCATCAATCACTTGAGCTTTTCAGTTGGCATGCCTTTGGACAACCCCATCCTCAAGAAGGTTACATGAAGCTTTCAAGACCCATAGTAGAACATTGTGGAGGGGTTCCATTAGCTCTTCAAGTTCTGGGATCTTCTCTATATGGAAAAACAATTGATGTTTGGGAAAATGCATTACACAACTTAGACGTGATCTCTGAGGGGAAAATTCAAAAGATTCTTGGTATAAGCTTTGATTCTTTACAAGATCATGATAAACGCTTATTCCTGCATATAGCCTGTTTCTTCGTGGGAAAGGACAAGGATTTTACAACTACAATCCTTGACGAATGTGATTTTTGCACAGAGGTTGGACTTCAACATCTTGTTGATAGATGTCTTGTGGAAATTAATGTCTTGTGGAAGTTAATGATGCATCAATTACTTCAAGACATGGGAAGGGCAATAATTCGTGAAGAATCACCTGAGGACCCTGGCAGACGCACTAGACTGTGGCATAAAGATGCATTTAATGTTTTGAGAAAATTAACGGTAAGAAACATGATCTTTATCTGTATATATTTGCAATGGTATTCTGCATGTGACTAGTAACTTATCAAATGCTCTTATTTGTTAGCAGGGTACGAGAACCATCAAGGGCCTCATGCTCAACTTTCCCTCAACAAAGTCATCTCCGATATTAAATGAGGTAGGTTTTGAAACAAAGGCATTTACAGAGATGCTCAATCTTGAACTACTTCTGCTTGATAATGTAAAGTTGAGTGGAAGCTATGAAGATTTTCCAAAAAATTTAATATGGCTATCTTGGCGAGGATTCTCTTTAAAATCAATACCAGCCaatttttgtttggaaaatctAGTTGTTCTTGACTTACGGAAGAGCAGTCTGCAACATGTTTGGAAAGGAACCAGGgtatgatctctctctctctctctctctctcgcaaaATACACACaatcaaaaataattttcagcGAAATTTAACTGTGTATTCATAGCAACTAATGACATCTCTTTGACACAGTTTCTTACAAGATTGAAAATTCTTAATCTCAGTCATTCGCATGGCCTTAGGACAACATCTGACTTGTCTGGACTCCCTAACCTTGAGAAACTAATTCTTAAGGATTGCattaatttgatttatgttgatgaatCCATTGGAAACTTGGGGAAACTTATTTTCTTGAATCTAAAAGACTGCAAAAGTCTTATGAAGCTTCCAAAAAGAATGAACATGTTGAGGTCTCTTGAGGAACTTATTCTTACTGGTTGCTCAAAGCTTGTTCTTCATGACAGTGCCACAGTTATTCATTTACACTCTACATCTAGGGATATGAATAAACTTAGACTGTTATCAATTATATCATGGACACCAATCAGGTATTGGTGGATGTGGGCATGGCCGGGAAAGACTCTTCAATCAACGCGTTTCTCTCTGGCAAGTTTACCCCGTTCTTTGGGAAGCTTAAGTTTGTCTTACTGCAACGTGTCAGAGGTTCCCAATGATCTGTGTACACTATCTTCGTTGAAGCATTTGAATCTAATTGGTAACCCAATTTTGTGCCTACCACAAAAAATGAAGAGTCTTATTATGCTCGAGACTCTTTTGTTAGATAATTGCACAAACCTTGAAATCATTCCGGAGCTCCCACCAAGGTTGAAGAGGTTAGAAGCAAAATATTGTAcatcattgaaaagattaacaAATTTACCAAACTTATTCAGATCATTGGAATCACTTTTTTGGGGTTGTGAGCATTTAGTTGAAGTTGAAAGCATGTTGAATATAAAACCGCTAAGAAGCGCTGAAATAGAAATGACAAGATATATGGGCATGTTCAATTTGAAATCCATAGCAAGCACTGATGTCGAAATGATCAACTACTTGACCTTTACAACCAGGAAGGCTCCTGTCCAGGTCTGTCTCTGTCTCCTCTCTCATGGATAGTTGTTCTAATTATTATATCTATGAACTAGTTGGGCTAACTGTTTGAATAGTTAAATTAGAATTGTGGATTCTTGATGAAACAGGTACTCTATGAATGTGGCATATATAGCATTTTTTTTCATGGAAGCAAGATTCCAGATGGATTTAGCTTCACAACAAGATACAGATCTGTGCTGTCAGTTATTGCACCTTCACATCCTAATCCCAAAATCCGAGGCTTGAATTCATGTGTTTTATATGCAAGAGAACCAGGCTTGGTTATTGATGACTATCTTGTTAGTGCTATGCATTTGATTAAGGTCAGTAATCAGACCAAGGGTCTTATGTGGACCTATTCTCCAGTCACAGTAGGGTTTCCAACTGAGAAGGAAGATATGCTATGGCTAAGCCATTTTCGATTTGGAAACAATGAATTGGATTATGGGGATGAAATACGTGTTTCGGTGGAGATGCATGATTTTCGGATAAAGGAGTTCGGAATCCAGCTTGTGTACGAGCGGGAAAGGTCTCCTTCTAGCCAGAATAATGTTGTTGCTGGAGATGGGTCAATGTCAACATCAGAGTACCAAATGTGGACAGGAAAATACTTTCTCAGTAATCATAGGCACCGTACTCATCAGGCTCAATTCCGAAAGAGACAGGAGAATCCAGCTCATATTGAATTTTCATTTGGGCCAGAGCGTCTAGGTCATAAATTATTCAAGGCTCAAGGACCATTGGAAATAATTGGGAGAGGATGTTCAGCAGATTCCCCATCTGCTTCTCGTAACCTGTTTTGGGGAAATAAATGTTTTAGCTACAATGTTAACTGAAGCAATAACTGTAAGCGGACTGTAACAGTTGAGAAATATTCAAGTACCTAAAAGAGCAGGCAGCTATATCAGAATAATTATGCTGGACTTAAGTTGGATAACTTCTCATCTGATATGCCTTGGTCCTTTTATAGCGTATATTGGTGCACAAACTCCCTTTTTCTATATTTTCAGAAAGTCTGCAAAACTTAAATCCTATAGTTCTTTTTCTGCctttttctaatattttttctgCCATTTTCTACTATAGTACTACCCCTTCAGACAATAATCCTAGTGGCCAAAATTATATCCTAACTTTAAATCCCAATTAAGgtgatatttttttatgtttatgcTCACTAGAAACCTGATTGATCTACAATGAACCAACAACCCCCGTAGTGCCTATGGTATGTGTGGTGGTCTAGATCACTCATTTGAGCAATACGTACATGCGAACCAAAAAGCTATTTAACTTTAAAAAGGGGAAATTTAGCATGCCCCCGAACTTTTAAAATGTTGGTAGCAGCTCAGGTTTGAGTCCCAGCAAAGGcatgctttcttaatttttgcACGACTTACAGCTGGTGCGAGGAACCTTCGCGCGTTAACTATGTGCCAGTCTGGGTCCATTTAGTGCGCGTTAACTTGGGGACGACCTAACGAGGGACCTGAGATAGTCAACAACCCTTACCGAGTACCAGAAAATGTGAATTATGTAAGTCGTAAGTATTTGTGTAAACTTTTCTTAttttacaacgtaaatccaTTCATATTAGCAAccttttcttattcttttatgTCTTCAGATTTGAAAGCGCGCGGTCAACAAATTATTGAAAACGTGTATATGACAATAATTTCGTAAGGATTGCAAAAGCAACCAGAtttgaaaaactaaaaattaacttttattttcttatattaTTCTCTCcgataacatatatatacatcacAACCTTGAGGTGCAAGGAATATTAAATGAAGAGTCTGTCCTTAAGCTAGGAAGGAATCCCTTTAAACTAGGAAACCAAATTATATTCTATAGAAAACTGGATTTTAATCTCTAAATAAGATGAAATTTAGAAAAATGtcttatacaagattaaaaattgattttagtccctagaCTCTATTTAATGCCaacatatgtattcaatatttttttatttatttataatcttatgaatttaaattttatgaaaatattataaattttaattctcattatgGTAGGcatcttatataagaaaatattttcgtaGAGATTTTTCGGTACACtaatgtttttgcatattttcttatctGCCATTAATTCAtaacaatatatttaggtacgaaCATTTCAATACAATGGattagtataatatg
This window contains:
- the LOC103430843 gene encoding disease resistance protein RPV1-like isoform X2; this translates as MSTEQQNASSSSYRCTYDAFLSFRGTDTRKGFTDHLYSALELAGIHTFRDDDEIERGANIEHELQTAIQESRVSIIVFSKDYASSRWCLNELAIIMERKRTDGHMVMPVFYDVEPSDVRKQMGGFAESFTRHEERFKDKIDKVEEWRRALRDVADLGGMVLRDRYESQFIQDIVEAIGNKLDYMTNRRLRVDPYVIGRGYYVESLNMWLEDGSNDVGVAVIHGMGGIGKTTIAKIAYNQNFYKFQASSFLSDIRETSRQANGFVHLQRNLLSDIQKRKMNKIYNLDEGIVKIKRVVRCKRVLIVLDDVDNSEQFNAILGMRDWFHPGSKIIITTRHEHLLKAHELCVRFKVEGLLLHQSLELFSWHAFGQPHPQEGYMKLSRPIVEHCGGVPLALQVLGSSLYGKTIDVWENALHNLDVISEGKIQKILGISFDSLQDHDKRLFLHIACFFVGKDKDFTTTILDECDFCTEVGLQHLVDRCLVEINVLWKLMMHQLLQDMGRAIIREESPEDPGRRTRLWHKDAFNVLRKLTGTRTIKGLMLNFPSTKSSPILNEVGFETKAFTEMLNLELLLLDNVKLSGSYEDFPKNLIWLSWRGFSLKSIPANFCLENLVVLDLRKSSLQHVWKGTRFLTRLKILNLSHSHGLRTTSDLSGLPNLEKLILKDCINLIYVDESIGNLGKLIFLNLKDCKSLMKLPKRMNMLRSLEELILTGCSKLVLHDSATVIHLHSTSRDMNKLRLLSIISWTPIRYWWMWAWPGKTLQSTRFSLASLPRSLGSLSLSYCNVSEVPNDLCTLSSLKHLNLIGNPILCLPQKMKSLIMLETLLLDNCTNLEIIPELPPRLKRLEAKYCTSLKRLTNLPNLFRSLESLFWGCEHLVEVESMLNIKPLRSAEIEMTRYMGMFNLKSIASTDVEMINYLTFTTRKAPVQVLYECGIYSIFFHGSKIPDGFSFTTRYRSVLSVIAPSHPNPKIRGLNSCVLYAREPGLVIDDYLVSAMHLIKVSNQTKGLMWTYSPVTVGFPTEKEDMLWLSHFRFGNNELDYGDEIRVSVEMHDFRIKEFGIQLVYERERSPSSQNNVVAGDGSMSTSEYQMWTGKYFLSNHRHRTHQAQFRKRQENPAHIEFSFGPERLGHKLFKAQGPLEIIGRGCSADSPSASRNLFWGNKCFSYNVN
- the LOC103430843 gene encoding disease resistance protein RPV1-like isoform X1, giving the protein MSTEQQNASSSSYRCTYDAFLSFRGTDTRKGFTDHLYSALELAGIHTFRDDDEIERGANIEHELQTAIQESRVSIIVFSKDYASSRWCLNELAIIMERKRTDGHMVMPVFYDVEPSDVRKQMGGFAESFTRHEERFKDKIDKVEEWRRALRDVADLGGMVLRDRYESQFIQDIVEAIGNKLDYMTNRRLRVDPYVIGRGYYVESLNMWLEDGSNDVGVAVIHGMGGIGKTTIAKIAYNQNFYKFQASSFLSDIRETSRQANGFVHLQRNLLSDIQKRKMNKIYNLDEGIVKIKRVVRCKRVLIVLDDVDNSEQFNAILGMRDWFHPGSKIIITTRHEHLLKAHELCVRFKVEGLLLHQSLELFSWHAFGQPHPQEGYMKLSRPIVEHCGGVPLALQVLGSSLYGKTIDVWENALHNLDVISEGKIQKILGISFDSLQDHDKRLFLHIACFFVGKDKDFTTTILDECDFCTEVGLQHLVDRCLVEINVLWKLMMHQLLQDMGRAIIREESPEDPGRRTRLWHKDAFNVLRKLTQGTRTIKGLMLNFPSTKSSPILNEVGFETKAFTEMLNLELLLLDNVKLSGSYEDFPKNLIWLSWRGFSLKSIPANFCLENLVVLDLRKSSLQHVWKGTRFLTRLKILNLSHSHGLRTTSDLSGLPNLEKLILKDCINLIYVDESIGNLGKLIFLNLKDCKSLMKLPKRMNMLRSLEELILTGCSKLVLHDSATVIHLHSTSRDMNKLRLLSIISWTPIRYWWMWAWPGKTLQSTRFSLASLPRSLGSLSLSYCNVSEVPNDLCTLSSLKHLNLIGNPILCLPQKMKSLIMLETLLLDNCTNLEIIPELPPRLKRLEAKYCTSLKRLTNLPNLFRSLESLFWGCEHLVEVESMLNIKPLRSAEIEMTRYMGMFNLKSIASTDVEMINYLTFTTRKAPVQVLYECGIYSIFFHGSKIPDGFSFTTRYRSVLSVIAPSHPNPKIRGLNSCVLYAREPGLVIDDYLVSAMHLIKVSNQTKGLMWTYSPVTVGFPTEKEDMLWLSHFRFGNNELDYGDEIRVSVEMHDFRIKEFGIQLVYERERSPSSQNNVVAGDGSMSTSEYQMWTGKYFLSNHRHRTHQAQFRKRQENPAHIEFSFGPERLGHKLFKAQGPLEIIGRGCSADSPSASRNLFWGNKCFSYNVN